The following coding sequences lie in one Rutidosis leptorrhynchoides isolate AG116_Rl617_1_P2 chromosome 6, CSIRO_AGI_Rlap_v1, whole genome shotgun sequence genomic window:
- the LOC139853595 gene encoding uncharacterized protein — MALYALALFYVACRDLLQPYNPGVLVFLAAKSGDIKDAEEAAEFQNLVICFEMLIAFPYKEYAGVNIGASSDFYHDTFAPAYHDYTLYNHSSDTGDEGVRKYRTKTFVPKGSEMENVRKNKQSFASNKTDSTPTSTIQSPNYVQGTPKAEAMNSSLLSDAANTASAPYDFTLIDLDTQVPAAKDNRKK; from the exons ATGGCGTTGTATGCATTGGCCCTGTTTTATGTAGCATGCAGAGATCTACTCCAACCATATAATCCA GGTGTTTTAGTTTTCCTTGCTGCAAAATCAGGAGATATAAAAGATGCAGAGGAAGCCGCTGAGTTTCAAAACCTCGTAATTTGTTTTGAGATGCTTATTGCATTTCCATACAAAGAGTACGCCGGTGTCAATATCGGTGCTTCCAGCGACTTCTATCATGATACT TTTGCACCTGCTTACCATGATTATACACTCTACAATCATAGTAGTGACACGGGTGATGAAGGTGTAAGAAAGTACAGGACAAAAACGTTTGTCCCAAAAGGGTCCGAGATGGAAAACGTTAGGAAAAACAAACAATCGTTTGCATCAAACAAGACAGATAGCACACCAACATCGACAATCCAAAGCCCGAACTATGTACAAGGAACACCAAAAGCAGAGGCAATGAACTCATCATTGTTATCAGACGCTGCAAATACAGCTTCTGCACCATATGACTTTACGCTTATTGACTTGGACACACAAGTGCCTGCTGCTAAAGATAACAGGAAGAAGTGA
- the LOC139853597 gene encoding uncharacterized protein, whose product MGSQLSAPFSLSPPDSPQQQNPKTTSTAIMSSAPETLETQNLNQEQEAQNLSQEQETQKQEQEIQKQAQETQNQAQEEEEEECGLCLYIKKGACKKAFVDLEKCGEEGEKNNVKKCYEALLAFEKCMEANQDHYGVFLQAKKDAERRAMNQLEQEKQKEKEGVIVDGRNQEKDKDKEGVAELIDFR is encoded by the coding sequence ATGGGAAGCCAATTATCAGCACCCTTTTCATTATCTCCCCCAGATTCACCCCAACAACAAAACCCTAAAACCACATCAACTGCCATCATGTCATCAGCCCCTGAAACCCTAGAAACCCAAAACCTTAATCAAGAACAAGAAGCCCAAAACCTCAGTCAAGAACAAGAaacccaaaaacaagaacaagaaatcCAAAAACAAGCACAAGAAACCCAAAATCAagcacaagaagaagaagaagaagaatgtgGGCTTTGTTTGTATATAAAAAAGGGTGCGTGTAAGAAAGCATTTGTTGATTTGGAGAAATGTGGTGAAGAAGGTGAAAAGAATAACGTGAAGAAATGTTATGAAGCTTTATTAGCTTTCGAAAAGTGTATGGAAGCTAATCAAGATCACTATGGTGTATTTTTGCAAGCTAAAAAAGATGCTGAACGACGAGCTATGAATCAATTGGAGCAAGAGAAACAGAAAGAAAAAGAAGGTGTTATTGTTGATGGCAGAAATCAAGAAAAAGATAAGGACAAAGAAGGTGTTGCTGAATTAATTGATTTTAGGTAA
- the LOC139852996 gene encoding uncharacterized protein, protein MAPIYYILIALPCTIGAIALALVHIYRHLLNYTEPTYQRFIVRIIFMVPVYALTSFLSLIFNESSIYFDSFREIYEAWVIYNFLSLCLEWVGGPGAVVLNLTGRVLKPNWCLMTCCFPPIPLDGRFIRRCKQGCLQFVILKPILVAVTFVLYAKGKYQDGNFSAKQSYLYITIIYTISYSMALYALALFYVACRDLLQPYNPVPKFIIIKSVVFLTYWQGVLVFLAAKSGHIKDAEEAGEFQNFIICFEMLIAAVGHLYAFPYKEYAGANIGNSRGFGASLAHALMLNDFYHDTVHQFAPAYHDYTLYNHSGDTGDDGARKYRTKTFVPKGSEMENVRKNKQSFASNKTDSTPTSTLQSPNAVQGPTKPEAMNSSLLSDAANTASAPYYFTLIDLDTQVPAAKDNRKK, encoded by the exons ATGGCGCCAATATACTATATATTAATAGCACTGCCTTGCACAATTGGGGCAATTGCTTTGGCTCTTGTACACATTTACAGACATCTGTTAAATTACACTGAACCTACATATCAGCGATTCATCGTCAGAATTATTTTTATGGTTCCT GTCTATGCATTGACGTCTTTCCTGTCTCTTATATTCAACGAGAGCTCAATCTACTTTGATTCCTTCCGAGAAAT ATATGAAGCTTGGGTTATATACAATTTTTTGTCACTGTGCCTGGAATGGGTAGGTGGTCCGGGTGCCGTCGTTTTAAATCTTACTGGACGCGTTCTTAAACCTAACTGGTGTTTGATGACATGTTGCTTCCCTCCAATTCCCCTGGACGG GCGTTTTATACGAAGATGCAAACAAGGGTGTTTGCAGTTCGTGATCCTTAAGCCTATTTTAGTAGCAGTTACATTTGTTCTTTATGCAAAGGGGAAATACCAAGATGGAAACTTCAGTGCAAAACAGTCATACCTGTATATCACAATTATATACACGATTTCATACTCTATGGCGTTGTATGCATTGGCCCTGTTTTATGTTGCATGCAGGGATCTACTCCAACCATATAATCCAGTTCCAAAGTTCATCATTATCAAGAGTGTCGTCTTTCTTACATATTGGCAG GGTGTTTTGGTTTTCCTTGCTGCAAAATCAGGGCATATAAAAGATGCAGAAGAAGCTGGTGAGTTCCAAAACTTCATAATTTGTTTTGAGATGCTTATTGCAGCTGTGGGCCATCTTTATGCGTTTCCATACAAAGAGTATGCCGGTGCAAATATCGGTAATTCCCGCGGGTTTGGAGCCAGTCTTGCACATGCTTTAATGTTAAACGACTTCTATCATGACACTGTTCACCAG TTTGCACCTGCTTATCATGATTATACACTCTACAATCATAGTGGTGACACGGGTGATGATGGTGCAAGAAAGTACAGGACAAAAACCTTTGTCCCAAAAGGGTCCGAGATGGAAAACGTTAGGAAAAACAAACAATCATTTGCATCAAACAAGACAGATAGCACACCAACATCGACACTTCAAAGCCCCAACGCTGTACAAGGACCAACAAAACCAGAGGCAATGAACTCATCATTGTTATCAGACGCTGCAAATACAGCTTCTGCACCGTATTACTTTACGCTCATTGACTTGGACACACAAGTGCCTGCTGCTAAAGATAACAGGAAGAAGTGA